The following coding sequences are from one Pseudomonas mendocina window:
- a CDS encoding CPXCG motif-containing cysteine-rich protein, translated as MLESESYHCPYCGEPAEALLDLSGGDQSYIEDCPVCCRPIEFELRTDGVEWALEVRAEND; from the coding sequence ATGCTGGAAAGCGAGTCGTATCATTGCCCTTATTGCGGCGAACCGGCCGAGGCGCTGCTCGATCTGTCGGGGGGCGATCAGTCCTATATCGAGGACTGCCCGGTGTGCTGCCGGCCGATCGAGTTCGAGTTGCGTACGGACGGTGTCGAGTGGGCATTGGAAGTGCGTGCGGAGAACGACTGA
- a CDS encoding putative signal transducing protein, producing the protein MQRIYEPENLLEGQLLVDMLASEGVEAHLLGQHLIGAMGELPACGLLGLVVSDVDAERARVLIAEYNAAQPVTGDEPESFQGVLLC; encoded by the coding sequence ATGCAACGAATCTACGAGCCGGAAAACCTGCTGGAAGGGCAATTGCTGGTGGATATGCTGGCCAGCGAAGGCGTCGAAGCGCACCTGCTCGGCCAGCACCTTATCGGGGCGATGGGGGAGTTGCCGGCATGCGGCCTGCTCGGTTTGGTGGTTAGTGATGTGGATGCCGAACGGGCACGCGTGCTGATCGCTGAGTACAATGCCGCGCAACCTGTGACCGGTGATGAACCGGAGTCTTTCCAGGGCGTGTTGCTCTGCTGA
- a CDS encoding SOS response-associated peptidase produces the protein MCGRYALFRWSPAFAALPGFPVGQQPHWNLAPNAQVLMLRAGENGPQAAAARWGLTPAWLKDLSKTPAHARAETLAEQPMFREPYRLRRALLPANGFYEWRGATRKRPYWMTTGDSLMYFAALWEIYPVSGHEYLSVALITQEAATLRRPLILDEHEQALWLSSDTPPEQLAALLAKPQVALRERALATLVNDPKLDAPECLTPA, from the coding sequence ATGTGTGGACGTTATGCCCTGTTCCGCTGGTCGCCTGCTTTTGCCGCGTTGCCCGGCTTTCCTGTTGGCCAGCAGCCACACTGGAACCTTGCGCCTAACGCTCAGGTGCTGATGCTGCGTGCTGGCGAGAACGGGCCACAGGCCGCAGCGGCACGCTGGGGGCTGACGCCGGCCTGGCTCAAGGATCTGTCCAAGACTCCGGCTCATGCGCGCGCCGAGACCCTGGCCGAGCAACCGATGTTTCGTGAGCCTTATCGCCTACGGCGTGCGCTGCTGCCGGCCAATGGTTTCTACGAGTGGCGCGGGGCCACACGCAAGCGGCCGTACTGGATGACCACCGGCGATTCGCTGATGTATTTCGCGGCGCTGTGGGAGATTTATCCGGTCAGCGGACATGAATACCTGAGTGTGGCGTTGATCACCCAGGAGGCCGCCACGCTGCGCCGTCCGTTGATTCTCGATGAGCATGAGCAGGCATTGTGGTTGAGTAGCGATACGCCACCCGAGCAGTTGGCCGCGCTGCTGGCCAAGCCGCAGGTCGCGCTGCGTGAGCGCGCCCTGGCGACTTTGGTCAACGATCCGAAGCTGGATGCGCCGGAGTGCCTGACTCCGGCTTGA
- a CDS encoding methyl-accepting chemotaxis protein — MKFKSIQFSVAFLAGASVLAVVVALVLYALFASGRTQALVQERTQGLLEQVIEQRLSALAQAQVSEIQRELEAPLQITADLARVNAMLGMTDTNGSPLLSTSREELANLVHETTAQNPKLLGSYIGWEPNAFDASDDMYAGSKENGYDGTGRFLTWWYRNADGSLGIDSIGSTESEELLPTGVRAGEYYLCPKERKRPCVIDPAPYDVGGKMTMLASFTSPILVNGEFHGIAGADLAVNFIQDLLVKADAQLYNGAGEMALIASNGRLVASTKTPDKLGEPATVLLDANEVSNLGTLQPGKPLYSIDAKDDPEHSHIELFLSFNIGQSDTRWVLMVVLPLKAVMAELHQLQGDLATQRDADTLGMTLVGLLIAGLGLLVIWFVGYGIARPLRQMVGMLDDIAKGDGDLTVRLQVERKDELGQIAQGFNAFLTKLQSMIAAVVTSVQQVSDSSEHTADIAIRTNQGVQKQLAEIELVATAVHEMTATAQDVARNATHAAEAANHADRAANQGKQVVQETSAAIAALASEIGRAVGVVQNLAKDSENINAILVAIRGIAEQTNLLALNAAIEAARAGEQGRGFAVVADEVRNLAQKTQQATEEIQSMIQQLQQGTREVVKVMEQSQSKTDDSVEHANQAAQSLESITQAVSVINDMNTQIASAAEEQSAVAEDINRNVTNIGQVANEVAAGADEASQASAQLTKLAEQQRRLINQFKV, encoded by the coding sequence ATGAAGTTCAAGTCGATCCAGTTTTCCGTCGCGTTCCTAGCAGGTGCCAGTGTGCTGGCGGTGGTCGTGGCCTTGGTGCTCTACGCGCTGTTCGCCAGTGGGCGAACCCAGGCACTGGTACAGGAGCGAACCCAGGGACTGCTCGAACAGGTTATCGAACAACGCCTGTCTGCACTGGCTCAGGCGCAAGTCAGTGAAATCCAGCGAGAACTGGAAGCGCCTCTACAGATCACCGCCGACCTCGCGCGGGTCAACGCCATGCTCGGTATGACCGACACCAATGGCAGCCCGCTGCTCAGTACCAGTCGCGAAGAACTGGCCAACCTGGTGCACGAAACCACGGCGCAGAACCCCAAGCTGCTCGGCAGCTACATCGGCTGGGAACCGAACGCATTCGACGCCAGCGACGACATGTATGCCGGCAGCAAGGAAAACGGCTACGACGGTACCGGCCGCTTCCTTACCTGGTGGTATCGCAATGCCGACGGCAGCCTGGGCATCGACTCCATTGGCTCAACCGAAAGCGAGGAGCTGCTGCCGACCGGCGTGCGCGCAGGCGAGTACTACCTCTGCCCCAAAGAACGCAAACGCCCCTGCGTGATCGATCCGGCCCCTTACGATGTCGGCGGCAAGATGACCATGCTCGCCTCCTTCACCTCACCCATTCTGGTCAATGGCGAGTTTCACGGCATTGCCGGTGCGGATCTTGCGGTCAATTTCATCCAGGATCTGCTGGTCAAGGCCGACGCCCAACTCTACAACGGGGCCGGCGAAATGGCTCTGATCGCCAGCAATGGCCGTCTGGTCGCCTCGACCAAGACCCCGGACAAACTCGGCGAGCCGGCGACGGTGCTACTCGACGCCAACGAGGTGAGCAATCTCGGCACGCTGCAACCCGGCAAGCCGCTCTATTCGATTGACGCCAAGGACGACCCCGAGCACAGCCATATCGAGCTATTCCTCAGCTTCAACATTGGCCAGAGCGACACCCGCTGGGTGCTGATGGTGGTCTTGCCGTTGAAGGCGGTGATGGCCGAGCTGCATCAATTGCAGGGCGACCTGGCTACGCAGCGCGACGCCGACACCTTGGGCATGACCCTGGTGGGCCTGCTGATCGCCGGTCTTGGCTTGCTGGTGATCTGGTTCGTCGGCTACGGCATCGCCCGCCCGCTGCGGCAGATGGTCGGTATGCTCGATGACATCGCCAAGGGCGACGGCGACCTGACGGTACGCCTGCAGGTCGAGCGCAAGGACGAGCTGGGGCAGATCGCCCAGGGTTTCAACGCGTTCCTGACCAAACTGCAGTCGATGATCGCCGCCGTAGTGACCTCGGTGCAGCAAGTCAGCGACTCTTCCGAGCACACCGCCGACATCGCCATCCGCACCAACCAGGGCGTGCAAAAGCAGTTGGCCGAGATCGAACTGGTCGCCACAGCGGTACATGAAATGACAGCTACCGCCCAGGATGTCGCACGCAACGCCACTCACGCTGCAGAAGCAGCCAACCACGCCGACCGCGCGGCCAATCAGGGCAAGCAGGTGGTGCAGGAAACCTCGGCCGCCATCGCCGCACTGGCCAGCGAGATCGGCCGCGCCGTAGGCGTGGTGCAGAACCTGGCCAAGGACAGCGAGAACATCAACGCCATCCTCGTCGCCATCCGCGGCATTGCCGAACAGACCAACCTGCTTGCGCTCAATGCGGCTATCGAGGCAGCCCGCGCCGGCGAACAGGGTCGCGGCTTCGCCGTGGTCGCCGACGAGGTGCGCAACCTGGCGCAGAAGACCCAGCAGGCCACCGAAGAAATCCAGAGCATGATCCAGCAGTTGCAGCAGGGCACGCGCGAAGTAGTCAAGGTGATGGAACAGAGCCAGAGCAAGACCGACGACAGCGTGGAACATGCCAATCAAGCCGCTCAATCCCTGGAGTCCATCACCCAGGCAGTGTCGGTGATCAACGACATGAACACCCAGATCGCCAGCGCAGCCGAGGAACAGAGCGCGGTAGCCGAGGACATCAACCGCAACGTCACCAATATCGGCCAGGTCGCCAACGAGGTGGCCGCTGGTGCCGACGAAGCCAGCCAGGCCAGCGCTCAACTGACCAAACTGGCCGAACAGCAACGCCGCCTGATCAATCAGTTCAAGGTGTAA
- a CDS encoding M48 family metallopeptidase, giving the protein MSKILYLNGLVAALLLAGCQAVNTTSGGAVGVERKQYMFSMLSAEEVNQMYAQSYQQTLSEASSKGVLDKTSANAKRLQAIAGRLIPQAPRFRPDAANWQWEVNLIKSPELNANCGPGGKIIFYSGIIEQLKLTDDEIAAIMGHEMAHALREHSREAMSKAYGIQVAKQGAGALLGLGESGMALADTLVQYSLTYPNSRGNENEADLIGLELAARAGYDPNAAISLWQKMEAAGGGAPPEFMSTHPSSSSRIASLQAAIPKVMPLYEQAKAGR; this is encoded by the coding sequence ATGAGCAAGATTCTTTATCTGAATGGCCTGGTGGCTGCCCTGCTGCTGGCTGGCTGCCAGGCCGTGAACACCACCAGTGGGGGCGCGGTTGGCGTTGAGCGCAAGCAGTACATGTTCAGCATGCTGTCAGCCGAAGAAGTCAATCAGATGTATGCGCAGTCCTATCAGCAGACATTGAGCGAGGCGTCGAGCAAGGGGGTGTTGGACAAGACCAGCGCCAACGCCAAGCGTCTGCAGGCCATCGCCGGTCGTCTGATCCCGCAGGCACCGCGTTTTCGCCCGGATGCCGCCAACTGGCAGTGGGAGGTCAACCTGATCAAGAGCCCGGAGCTCAATGCCAATTGCGGTCCGGGCGGCAAGATCATCTTCTACAGCGGCATCATTGAGCAGCTGAAACTGACCGACGATGAAATCGCCGCGATCATGGGCCATGAAATGGCGCATGCCCTGCGTGAGCACAGCCGTGAGGCGATGTCCAAGGCTTATGGCATTCAGGTCGCCAAGCAGGGGGCTGGCGCGTTGCTCGGTCTGGGCGAAAGCGGCATGGCATTGGCCGATACCTTGGTGCAGTACAGCCTGACGTACCCCAACAGCCGTGGTAACGAGAACGAGGCCGATCTGATCGGCCTGGAGCTGGCTGCCCGCGCGGGCTACGACCCGAATGCGGCCATCAGCCTGTGGCAGAAAATGGAGGCGGCCGGTGGTGGCGCTCCCCCCGAGTTCATGAGTACGCACCCGTCATCCAGCAGCCGCATCGCCTCGCTGCAGGCGGCCATTCCCAAGGTGATGCCGTTGTACGAGCAGGCCAAGGCTGGGCGTTGA
- a CDS encoding ester cyclase, whose protein sequence is MSLDDRKKVVCQHIDLTWNKGRLALAEQLHSRDFLYKSSFIGHPIGSAGFTQMVQDIRHAMPDLQVVIEECIAEGYKVVTWSTLIGTIQKPALGYPPSDKVLSISAMAFWTLNPGNEIQEICTMFDMESFRSQLGLETRPFAEKALP, encoded by the coding sequence ATGTCGCTGGATGATCGCAAGAAGGTGGTGTGCCAGCACATCGACCTGACATGGAACAAAGGCCGTCTGGCTCTGGCCGAGCAACTGCACAGCCGTGATTTTCTCTACAAGAGTTCGTTCATCGGCCACCCGATAGGCAGCGCCGGCTTTACCCAGATGGTGCAGGACATCCGTCATGCAATGCCGGATCTGCAGGTGGTGATCGAGGAATGCATCGCCGAAGGCTACAAGGTGGTCACCTGGAGCACCTTGATCGGCACCATTCAGAAGCCCGCGCTGGGTTACCCTCCCAGCGACAAGGTACTGAGTATTTCAGCCATGGCTTTCTGGACATTGAACCCGGGCAACGAGATTCAGGAAATCTGCACCATGTTCGACATGGAAAGCTTTCGTTCCCAGCTGGGTCTGGAAACTCGCCCCTTCGCCGAAAAAGCCCTGCCCTGA
- a CDS encoding TMEM165/GDT1 family protein: MESLFVPTFIVALAEIGDKTQLLALLLAARFRRPWPIIWGIVVATLANHFAAGAIGNWVAGFFSPATLSWILAASFVAVAAWTLVPDKLDDDEESGLKKYGPFLTTLIAFFLAEMGDKTQVATVMLAAQYPHFVLVVIGTTLGMLLANVPVVLAGNFAAERLPLTLIRRLAACAFAALAVYAGYQAMKLSGLI, from the coding sequence CTGGAATCCCTGTTCGTCCCCACCTTCATCGTGGCTCTCGCCGAAATCGGCGATAAGACCCAATTGCTCGCTCTACTGCTGGCCGCCCGTTTTCGCCGGCCCTGGCCGATCATCTGGGGCATCGTCGTCGCCACCCTGGCCAACCACTTTGCGGCAGGCGCCATTGGCAACTGGGTTGCCGGCTTCTTCTCGCCAGCCACACTGAGCTGGATCCTCGCGGCCAGCTTCGTCGCCGTGGCGGCCTGGACACTGGTTCCGGACAAGCTGGACGACGATGAAGAGTCAGGGCTGAAGAAATACGGCCCCTTCCTCACTACCCTGATCGCCTTCTTCCTCGCCGAGATGGGCGACAAGACTCAGGTCGCTACCGTCATGCTGGCTGCGCAGTACCCACACTTCGTCCTGGTGGTGATCGGCACCACGCTGGGGATGCTGCTGGCCAACGTACCGGTGGTACTGGCGGGTAACTTCGCCGCCGAACGCCTGCCGTTGACCTTGATCCGTCGCCTGGCTGCCTGTGCCTTCGCCGCCTTGGCAGTCTATGCCGGCTACCAGGCGATGAAACTGAGTGGCTTGATCTGA
- a CDS encoding class I SAM-dependent methyltransferase, whose product MDPRSDVLLRQAELFDGELLLAGLPADDLLGALPQAHGWNWHAGNQALLATRFAGRSEFDTRMPEGGYRAAVLFLPKSRELTDYLLQALASRLTGKPLYLVGEKRGGIERAAKQLAIYGKPRKLDSARHCQLWCVEVEQAPPVPDLHALAQTYPLQLADGELEIVTLPGVFAHGRLDRGSALLLEHLDGLPSGHLLDFGCGAGVLGAALKRRYPGSELSLLDVDAFALESSRLTLERNGLTANLIAGSGIESAPEGLSAIISNPPFHQGVHTDYQASENLLTQAARHLVKGGELRLVANSFLKYPPLIERHLGPCRTLAEADGFRIYGARR is encoded by the coding sequence ATGGATCCTCGAAGCGACGTTCTCCTGCGCCAGGCCGAGCTGTTCGATGGCGAGTTGCTGCTGGCGGGCCTGCCTGCAGATGACTTGCTTGGCGCACTGCCGCAGGCACATGGCTGGAATTGGCATGCGGGCAATCAAGCCTTGCTTGCCACGCGCTTTGCCGGACGCAGCGAGTTCGACACGCGTATGCCGGAGGGCGGCTATCGCGCTGCCGTGCTGTTCCTGCCCAAGTCACGCGAACTGACCGATTACCTGCTGCAAGCCCTGGCCTCTCGCCTGACCGGCAAGCCGCTGTATCTGGTCGGCGAAAAACGTGGCGGTATCGAGCGTGCAGCGAAACAGTTGGCCATCTATGGCAAACCACGCAAACTCGACAGCGCGCGGCATTGCCAACTCTGGTGCGTCGAGGTTGAACAGGCGCCGCCGGTGCCCGACCTGCATGCCCTGGCCCAGACTTACCCGCTGCAGCTGGCCGATGGGGAGCTGGAGATCGTCACCCTGCCCGGCGTATTTGCCCATGGCCGCCTGGATCGCGGCAGCGCGCTGCTGCTGGAGCACCTGGATGGCCTGCCAAGCGGCCACCTGCTGGATTTCGGTTGCGGTGCGGGTGTACTCGGCGCTGCGCTCAAACGGCGTTACCCAGGCAGCGAACTGAGCCTGCTGGATGTCGATGCCTTCGCCCTGGAGAGCAGCCGCCTGACCCTCGAGCGCAACGGCCTGACGGCCAACCTGATCGCCGGTTCCGGAATCGAGTCGGCGCCAGAAGGATTGAGCGCCATCATCAGCAACCCGCCGTTCCACCAGGGCGTACACACCGACTACCAGGCCAGCGAAAACCTGCTAACCCAGGCAGCACGCCATCTGGTCAAAGGTGGCGAGTTGCGCCTGGTGGCCAACAGCTTCCTGAAATACCCGCCGCTGATCGAGCGCCACCTCGGCCCCTGCCGAACATTGGCCGAGGCCGATGGGTTTCGCATCTACGGCGCACGCCGCTAA
- a CDS encoding 2-hydroxyacid dehydrogenase, with the protein MSNSPRAVFLDHASLDLGDLDMQPLHQAFTELTLHAHTRPDQVAERLQGAQVAISNKVPLDAATFAACPELKLVLVTATGTNNIDLKAASAHGVTVCNCQGYGTPSVAQHTLMLLLALATRLPDYQRDIAAGRWQQANQFCLLDHPIVELEGKTLGMLGHGELGGAVARLAEAFGMRVLLGQLPGRPARADRLPLHELLPQVDALTLHCPLNEQTRNLIGAAELALMKPRAFLINTARGGLVDEQALASALRNGHLAGAATDVLLQEPPKDGNPLLAADIPRLIVTPHSAWGSQEARQRIVGQVVENAAGFFAGAPRRVVG; encoded by the coding sequence ATGAGCAATAGCCCACGCGCCGTGTTCCTCGATCACGCCTCCCTCGACCTTGGCGACCTCGACATGCAACCGCTGCATCAGGCCTTCACCGAGCTGACCCTGCACGCGCACACGCGTCCGGATCAGGTCGCCGAACGCCTGCAAGGTGCACAGGTCGCCATCAGCAACAAGGTGCCGCTGGATGCCGCGACTTTCGCCGCCTGCCCCGAATTGAAACTGGTGCTGGTGACCGCCACCGGCACCAACAATATCGACCTCAAAGCCGCCAGCGCCCACGGCGTGACCGTCTGCAACTGCCAGGGCTACGGCACCCCATCCGTGGCACAACATACGCTGATGCTGTTGCTGGCCCTGGCCACGCGCCTGCCCGACTATCAACGCGACATCGCTGCCGGTCGCTGGCAACAGGCCAATCAGTTCTGCCTGCTCGATCACCCCATCGTCGAGCTCGAAGGCAAGACCCTGGGCATGCTCGGCCACGGCGAACTGGGCGGTGCCGTCGCGCGCCTGGCTGAAGCCTTCGGCATGCGCGTGCTGCTCGGTCAACTGCCCGGTCGACCAGCGCGTGCTGACCGCCTGCCGCTGCACGAACTGTTACCGCAGGTCGATGCACTGACCCTGCATTGCCCGCTCAACGAGCAAACGCGCAACCTGATTGGCGCCGCTGAACTGGCCCTGATGAAACCGCGCGCGTTCCTGATCAACACCGCGCGTGGTGGCCTGGTCGACGAGCAGGCGCTGGCCAGTGCCTTGCGCAACGGCCATCTGGCTGGCGCCGCTACTGATGTGCTGCTGCAAGAACCGCCAAAGGACGGCAACCCATTGCTGGCAGCCGACATTCCACGCCTGATCGTCACCCCACACAGCGCCTGGGGCAGCCAGGAAGCACGCCAACGTATCGTCGGGCAGGTGGTGGAAAATGCCGCAGGCTTCTTCGCCGGTGCGCCACGGCGAGTCGTCGGGTAA
- a CDS encoding LysE family translocator, translated as MYWSEFLTVALIHLLAVASPGPDFAIVVRESVGYGRRAGLFTAFGVGAGILVHVTYSLLGIGLIVSQSIVLFNALKWLAAAYLLYIGFKALRARPADPASAELSLSTGERSGRGAFVTGFITNGLNPKATLFFLSLFTVVINPHTPVPVQAGYGIYLAFATAFWFCLVAWLFSQQRVRAGFARMGHWFDRMMGAVLVGIGVKLALTEMR; from the coding sequence ATGTACTGGAGCGAATTTCTCACCGTTGCCCTGATTCACCTGTTGGCAGTGGCCAGCCCGGGGCCGGATTTCGCCATCGTCGTGCGCGAGAGCGTCGGCTACGGTCGCCGCGCGGGGCTTTTCACCGCCTTCGGAGTGGGTGCCGGCATTCTGGTGCATGTGACCTATTCACTGCTCGGCATCGGTTTGATCGTGTCGCAGTCCATCGTCCTGTTCAACGCGCTGAAATGGCTGGCTGCAGCTTATCTGCTGTATATCGGTTTCAAGGCGCTGCGTGCGCGCCCGGCTGATCCGGCCAGTGCCGAGCTGAGCCTGTCGACAGGCGAGCGCAGCGGTCGTGGTGCGTTCGTCACCGGGTTCATCACCAATGGGCTCAACCCCAAGGCCACGCTGTTTTTCCTTTCCTTGTTCACCGTGGTGATCAATCCACATACCCCGGTGCCCGTGCAGGCGGGGTATGGCATCTACCTGGCGTTTGCCACGGCGTTTTGGTTTTGTCTGGTGGCCTGGCTGTTCAGCCAGCAACGCGTGCGTGCCGGTTTCGCCCGCATGGGGCATTGGTTCGATCGCATGATGGGGGCTGTGCTGGTGGGCATCGGTGTGAAGCTGGCGCTGACCGAGATGCGTTAA
- a CDS encoding acetyl-CoA C-acyltransferase — translation MSDIVIVSGARTPMGGFQGSLASVPAVELGAAAIREAVKRAGIEPADVQEVIMGCVLPAGLKQGPARQASLNAGLPSATGCTTLNKLCGSGMKAVMMAFDSLKAGSNQVMIAGGMESMSNAPYVLEKARTGLRMGHGEIKDHMFLDGLEDARTGRLMGSFAQETADKYGISREEMDAYAIESLRRAQAAIKDGSLDAEIVPITVTSRKGEVVVKDDEQPLTANLEKIPALKPAFKKDGTITAANASSISDGASALLLMTADEATKRGLKPLAKIVAHATQSQDPSEFTLAPIGAMSNLLKKTGWNKDEIDLFEINEAFAMVTMLAMREHGLDHAKVNVFGGACAQGHPVGSTGSRIILTLINALQKKGGKRGIASLCIGGGEATAVAIELL, via the coding sequence ATGTCCGATATCGTCATCGTCAGCGGTGCCCGCACCCCAATGGGAGGTTTTCAAGGCAGCCTGGCCAGCGTACCAGCTGTCGAACTGGGCGCTGCCGCCATTCGTGAAGCGGTCAAACGTGCCGGTATCGAGCCGGCCGACGTACAGGAAGTGATCATGGGCTGCGTCCTGCCCGCCGGCCTCAAGCAGGGGCCGGCGCGTCAGGCATCTCTGAATGCCGGCCTGCCATCCGCCACCGGCTGCACCACCCTCAACAAGCTATGCGGCTCTGGCATGAAGGCGGTGATGATGGCCTTCGACTCGCTGAAAGCCGGCAGCAACCAGGTCATGATCGCCGGCGGCATGGAAAGCATGTCCAACGCGCCCTACGTATTGGAGAAAGCCCGTACCGGCCTGCGCATGGGTCATGGCGAGATCAAGGATCATATGTTCCTCGATGGCCTGGAAGACGCCCGCACCGGCCGCCTGATGGGCTCCTTCGCCCAGGAGACGGCCGACAAGTACGGCATCAGCCGCGAGGAAATGGATGCCTATGCCATCGAGTCGCTGCGCCGTGCACAGGCGGCGATCAAGGACGGCTCGCTGGACGCCGAGATCGTCCCGATCACCGTCACCTCGCGCAAGGGCGAGGTGGTGGTCAAGGATGATGAGCAGCCACTGACAGCCAACCTGGAGAAGATCCCCGCACTCAAACCTGCCTTCAAGAAAGACGGCACCATCACCGCGGCCAACGCCAGTTCGATCTCCGATGGCGCCAGTGCACTGCTGCTGATGACTGCTGATGAAGCGACCAAGCGCGGTCTCAAGCCGCTGGCCAAGATCGTCGCCCATGCCACCCAGAGCCAAGACCCGAGCGAGTTCACCCTGGCGCCCATCGGCGCGATGAGCAACCTGCTGAAGAAGACCGGCTGGAACAAGGACGAGATCGACCTGTTCGAGATCAACGAAGCCTTCGCCATGGTGACCATGCTGGCCATGCGTGAACACGGCCTGGATCACGCCAAGGTCAACGTGTTCGGCGGTGCCTGCGCCCAGGGCCACCCGGTGGGCTCCACAGGCTCGCGGATCATCCTCACCCTGATCAACGCCCTGCAGAAGAAAGGTGGCAAACGCGGCATCGCCTCGCTGTGCATCGGCGGCGGCGAAGCGACAGCTGTGGCCATCGAGCTGCTGTAA
- a CDS encoding fatty acid--CoA ligase, which produces MLQTRLIPPAENAHAYPLLIKRLLLSGSRYEKTREIVYRDKLRYSYATFNERVARLANVLSEAGVKAGDTVAVMDWDSHRYLECMFAIPMLGAVLHTINIRLSPDQILYTMNHAEDRFVLVNSEFVQLYNGIAGQLTTVDKTLLLTDGEDKNADLPNLVGEYESLLAAASPHYDFADFDENSVATTFYTTGTTGNPKGVYFTHRQLVLHTMSMATTMGGLDSIRLLGNDDVYMPITPMFHVHAWGVPYVATMLGVKQVYPGRYEPDMLCRLIKEEKVNFSHCVPTILQMVLGAPGAQGHDFGGMKMIIGGSALNRSLYEAAKARGIQLTAAYGMSETCPLISCAYLNDELRAGSEDERTTYRIKAGIPVPLVEAAIMDADGKLLPSDGESQGELVLRAPWLTQGYFREPEKGEELWAHGWLHTGDVATIDGMGFIEIRDRIKDVIKTGGEWISSLELEDLISRHPVVREVAVVGIADPQWGERPFALLVLHEEQGLDAKGLKEHLKPFVEQGHINKWAIPTQIALVTEIPKTSVGKLDKKRIRVEIAQWQEAGSAFLSTL; this is translated from the coding sequence ATGCTGCAGACCCGACTGATCCCCCCCGCCGAAAACGCTCATGCCTACCCGCTGCTGATCAAGCGTCTGCTGCTCTCCGGTAGTCGTTACGAGAAGACCCGCGAAATCGTCTATCGCGACAAACTGCGCTACAGCTATGCGACCTTCAACGAGCGTGTCGCGCGCCTGGCCAATGTACTCAGCGAGGCGGGGGTCAAGGCCGGCGATACCGTGGCGGTGATGGATTGGGACAGCCACCGCTACCTCGAATGCATGTTCGCCATTCCCATGCTCGGCGCGGTACTGCACACCATCAACATCCGTCTGTCGCCGGATCAGATCCTCTACACCATGAACCATGCCGAAGACCGTTTCGTGCTGGTCAACAGCGAGTTCGTGCAGCTATACAACGGCATCGCCGGGCAACTCACCACCGTCGACAAAACCCTGCTGCTGACCGATGGCGAGGACAAGAACGCCGACCTGCCGAACCTGGTCGGCGAGTACGAGAGCCTGCTGGCGGCTGCCAGTCCGCACTACGATTTCGCCGATTTCGACGAGAACTCAGTCGCCACTACCTTCTACACCACCGGCACCACCGGCAACCCCAAGGGCGTGTACTTCACTCATCGGCAACTGGTGCTGCACACGATGTCCATGGCGACCACCATGGGCGGCCTGGACAGCATCCGCCTGCTGGGCAACGACGATGTCTACATGCCGATCACGCCGATGTTCCACGTGCATGCCTGGGGCGTGCCATACGTGGCGACCATGCTCGGGGTCAAGCAGGTGTATCCCGGTCGCTACGAGCCGGACATGCTTTGCCGCCTGATCAAGGAGGAAAAGGTCAACTTCTCCCACTGCGTCCCGACCATCCTGCAGATGGTGCTGGGAGCGCCAGGTGCGCAGGGTCATGATTTCGGCGGCATGAAGATGATCATCGGTGGCAGCGCGTTGAATCGTTCCCTCTACGAGGCGGCCAAGGCACGCGGTATCCAGCTGACCGCAGCCTACGGCATGTCCGAAACCTGCCCGCTGATTTCCTGTGCCTACCTCAATGACGAGTTACGCGCCGGCAGCGAGGACGAGCGCACCACCTACCGGATCAAGGCCGGCATTCCGGTGCCGCTGGTAGAAGCCGCGATCATGGATGCTGACGGCAAGCTTCTGCCCAGTGACGGTGAATCGCAGGGCGAACTGGTGCTGCGCGCGCCTTGGCTGACCCAGGGTTATTTCCGCGAGCCCGAGAAAGGTGAGGAGCTGTGGGCGCACGGCTGGTTGCACACCGGTGACGTGGCGACCATCGATGGCATGGGCTTCATCGAGATTCGCGACCGTATCAAGGACGTGATCAAGACCGGCGGCGAGTGGATTTCTTCGCTGGAGCTGGAAGATCTGATCAGCCGTCACCCTGTCGTACGTGAAGTGGCAGTGGTGGGGATAGCGGATCCACAGTGGGGCGAGCGCCCGTTCGCACTGCTGGTGCTGCACGAGGAGCAGGGGCTGGATGCCAAAGGCTTGAAGGAGCATCTCAAGCCTTTCGTCGAGCAAGGTCACATCAACAAGTGGGCGATCCCTACGCAAATTGCCCTTGTTACGGAAATTCCCAAGACCAGCGTCGGCAAGCTGGACAAGAAGCGCATTCGCGTCGAAATCGCCCAGTGGCAGGAGGCGGGTAGCGCATTCTTGTCCACGCTGTGA